The Ananas comosus cultivar F153 linkage group 7, ASM154086v1, whole genome shotgun sequence genome has a window encoding:
- the LOC109713137 gene encoding protein ACCELERATED CELL DEATH 6-like isoform X2, whose product MASSYHQHMSTELQLAARNGNVESLRSMIRENPKILLSTTVQGQTALHIAARLGHRAFVEEIFKQDESLLRLRNADDDTPLHVAARSGHAELTDFLVNYALTWLEVEDDNESPLRAVNARGDTALHEAVIGRNEQIAVRLLNADPSMGHVMNKRKETPLHIASREGLEKVVEKIVAHPWVAEQQEAEPAVLGTGSPLHQAVLGGHINKRTDFLKAVDESGNNALHYAAQKDSKMMVEMLLKKDNSQLAYLCNNKGYFPLHEAAFYGSSSAVKEILKYCPDTAEQVDFTGKNAIHIAVQSGKVGTLQCLLRHIEPKEIINKADEDGNTPLHLAAMQGRIQSTLILSKDNRIDPCLLNKEGQTARSVYERLEEMSIYGMIVWKKLKKKEAEKCKNKQLPPVATSQSFQKKMAASDQYFELSVNTYTLVAALIATVTFAANFTMPGGFDQQYGMAILQNRPAFKVFVISNTIAMCSSLVVVFCFIWAWRDPVKFKLNQLQWGHRLTVLACLAMLVTLMTAVHLVLTHKSWWLSLVVILIGCSTPVVVGLILGREVWFIPLK is encoded by the exons ATGGCCAGCAGCTACCATCAGCATATGAGTACCGAATTGCAGCTGGCGGCGAGGAACGGCAACGTCGAGAGCCTGCGGTCGATGATTCGCGAGAACCCGAAAATCCTACTGTCGACGACGGTGCAGGGTCAGACCGCGCTGCACATCGCCGCGCGGCTCGGTCACCGCGCCTTTGTGGAGGAGATATTCAAGCAGGACGAGTCGCTGCTGCGGCTGCGGAACGCCGACGACGACACCCCGCTGCACGTCGCGGCACGGTCGGGCCATGCGGAGCTCACCGACTTCCTGGTGAACTATGCGTTGACGTGGCTGGAAGTCGAAGACGATAACGAGAGCCCGCTGCGGGCGGTGAACGCGCGGGGCGACACGGCGCTGCACGAGGCGGTGATCGGCCGGAACGAGCAGATCGCGGTGAGGCTGCTCAACGCCGACCCCAGCATGGGGCACGTGATGAACAAGAGGAAGGAGACGCCGCTGCACATCGCGTCGCGCGAGGGGCTGGAGAAGGTGGTGGAGAAGATCGTGGCGCATCCCTGGGTCGCGGAGCAGCAGGAGGCTGAGCCGGCGGTGCTCGGGACCGGATCGCCCCTCCACCAGGCTGTGCTCGGCGGACACATCA ATAAGAGAACTGATTTCCTCAAAGCCGTCGACGAGTCCGGCAACAACGCCCTTCACTACGCGGCCCAGAAAGACAGCAAGATGATGGTCGAAATGCTACTCAAGAAGGACAATTCCCAGCTCGCCTACCTGTGCAACAACAAAGGCTACTTTCCACTGCACGAAGCCGCCTTTTACGGCTCCAGCTCTGCCGTCAAAGAGATCCTGAAGTACTGCCCCGACACCGCAGAACAAGTCGACTTCACAGGAAAGAACGCTATCCACATCGCAGTCCAAAGCGGAAAGGTCGGGACGCTGCAGTGCTTGTTGAGACACATCGAGCCGAAAGAGATCATCAACAAGGCCGACGAAGATGGAAACACTCCTCTCCATCTCGCGGCAATGCAGGGCCGGATTCAATCGACGCTTATACTGTCGAAGGACAACAGGATCGATCCATGCCTCCTGAATAAGGAAGGCCAAACGGCTCGAAGCGTCTACGAGCGCCTCGAAGAAATGAGTATATATGGG ATGATAGTGTGGAAGAAGCTAAAGAAGAAGGAAGCCGAGAAATGCAAGAACAAGCAGCTACCGCCGGTGGCGACGTCGCAATCGTTCCAGAAGAAAATGGCCGCGAGCGACCAATACTTCGAGCTGAGCGTGAACACGTACACGCTGGTCGCGGCGCTCATCGCGACGGTCACCTTCGCGGCCAACTTCACCATGCCAGGCGGCTTCGACCAGCAATACGGCATGGCCATCCTGCAGAATCGGCCGGCTTTCAAGGTCTTTGTGATCTCGAACACGATCGCCATGTGCAGCTCCCTCGTGGTCGTCTTCTGCTTCATCTGGGCGTGGAGGGACCCGGTCAAGTTCAAGCTCAACCAGCTCCAATGGGGCCACAGGCTCACGGTGCTCGCGTGCCTCGCGATGCTCGTCACTTTGATGACCGCCGTGCACCTGGTCCTTACTCATAAGTCATGGTGGTTGTCATTGGTGGTGATTCTGATCGGGTGCAGCACTCCGGTGGTAGTCGGGCTTATACTTGGCCGCGAGGTCTGGTTCATTCCGCTCAAGTGA
- the LOC109713137 gene encoding protein ACCELERATED CELL DEATH 6-like isoform X1, producing the protein MASSYHQHMSTELQLAARNGNVESLRSMIRENPKILLSTTVQGQTALHIAARLGHRAFVEEIFKQDESLLRLRNADDDTPLHVAARSGHAELTDFLVNYALTWLEVEDDNESPLRAVNARGDTALHEAVIGRNEQIAVRLLNADPSMGHVMNKRKETPLHIASREGLEKVVEKIVAHPWVAEQQEAEPAVLGTGSPLHQAVLGGHIKIMEMLLDKRTDFLKAVDESGNNALHYAAQKDSKMMVEMLLKKDNSQLAYLCNNKGYFPLHEAAFYGSSSAVKEILKYCPDTAEQVDFTGKNAIHIAVQSGKVGTLQCLLRHIEPKEIINKADEDGNTPLHLAAMQGRIQSTLILSKDNRIDPCLLNKEGQTARSVYERLEEMSIYGMIVWKKLKKKEAEKCKNKQLPPVATSQSFQKKMAASDQYFELSVNTYTLVAALIATVTFAANFTMPGGFDQQYGMAILQNRPAFKVFVISNTIAMCSSLVVVFCFIWAWRDPVKFKLNQLQWGHRLTVLACLAMLVTLMTAVHLVLTHKSWWLSLVVILIGCSTPVVVGLILGREVWFIPLK; encoded by the exons ATGGCCAGCAGCTACCATCAGCATATGAGTACCGAATTGCAGCTGGCGGCGAGGAACGGCAACGTCGAGAGCCTGCGGTCGATGATTCGCGAGAACCCGAAAATCCTACTGTCGACGACGGTGCAGGGTCAGACCGCGCTGCACATCGCCGCGCGGCTCGGTCACCGCGCCTTTGTGGAGGAGATATTCAAGCAGGACGAGTCGCTGCTGCGGCTGCGGAACGCCGACGACGACACCCCGCTGCACGTCGCGGCACGGTCGGGCCATGCGGAGCTCACCGACTTCCTGGTGAACTATGCGTTGACGTGGCTGGAAGTCGAAGACGATAACGAGAGCCCGCTGCGGGCGGTGAACGCGCGGGGCGACACGGCGCTGCACGAGGCGGTGATCGGCCGGAACGAGCAGATCGCGGTGAGGCTGCTCAACGCCGACCCCAGCATGGGGCACGTGATGAACAAGAGGAAGGAGACGCCGCTGCACATCGCGTCGCGCGAGGGGCTGGAGAAGGTGGTGGAGAAGATCGTGGCGCATCCCTGGGTCGCGGAGCAGCAGGAGGCTGAGCCGGCGGTGCTCGGGACCGGATCGCCCCTCCACCAGGCTGTGCTCGGCGGACACATCA AAATCATGGAGATGTTGTTAGATAAGAGAACTGATTTCCTCAAAGCCGTCGACGAGTCCGGCAACAACGCCCTTCACTACGCGGCCCAGAAAGACAGCAAGATGATGGTCGAAATGCTACTCAAGAAGGACAATTCCCAGCTCGCCTACCTGTGCAACAACAAAGGCTACTTTCCACTGCACGAAGCCGCCTTTTACGGCTCCAGCTCTGCCGTCAAAGAGATCCTGAAGTACTGCCCCGACACCGCAGAACAAGTCGACTTCACAGGAAAGAACGCTATCCACATCGCAGTCCAAAGCGGAAAGGTCGGGACGCTGCAGTGCTTGTTGAGACACATCGAGCCGAAAGAGATCATCAACAAGGCCGACGAAGATGGAAACACTCCTCTCCATCTCGCGGCAATGCAGGGCCGGATTCAATCGACGCTTATACTGTCGAAGGACAACAGGATCGATCCATGCCTCCTGAATAAGGAAGGCCAAACGGCTCGAAGCGTCTACGAGCGCCTCGAAGAAATGAGTATATATGGG ATGATAGTGTGGAAGAAGCTAAAGAAGAAGGAAGCCGAGAAATGCAAGAACAAGCAGCTACCGCCGGTGGCGACGTCGCAATCGTTCCAGAAGAAAATGGCCGCGAGCGACCAATACTTCGAGCTGAGCGTGAACACGTACACGCTGGTCGCGGCGCTCATCGCGACGGTCACCTTCGCGGCCAACTTCACCATGCCAGGCGGCTTCGACCAGCAATACGGCATGGCCATCCTGCAGAATCGGCCGGCTTTCAAGGTCTTTGTGATCTCGAACACGATCGCCATGTGCAGCTCCCTCGTGGTCGTCTTCTGCTTCATCTGGGCGTGGAGGGACCCGGTCAAGTTCAAGCTCAACCAGCTCCAATGGGGCCACAGGCTCACGGTGCTCGCGTGCCTCGCGATGCTCGTCACTTTGATGACCGCCGTGCACCTGGTCCTTACTCATAAGTCATGGTGGTTGTCATTGGTGGTGATTCTGATCGGGTGCAGCACTCCGGTGGTAGTCGGGCTTATACTTGGCCGCGAGGTCTGGTTCATTCCGCTCAAGTGA
- the LOC109713465 gene encoding aspartic proteinase nepenthesin-1-like: protein MAQIVLLKVHLILLFATLTSSTFTGVRLELTHVDSDKGGLTKSELLQRAAGQDQLRRRSLVEKLSSTDITAPVTFASVSYYITLTIGTPPLPTTLFVDTGSDLIWTQCVSCTECVPQSTPLYDPSKSSTFAKLSCNGTLCRALPNFSCSPDCKYSYTYGDGGSTQGFLATETFGFGPTNPVSLPSIGFGCGVVNIGPVDNASGIIGLSRGPL from the coding sequence ATGGCGCAAATTGTGCTGCTTAAAGTGCACCTCATACTGTTGTTTGCAACCCTTACCTCCTCTACTTTCACCGGCGTCCGACTCGAGCTCACGCACGTCGATTCCGATAAGGGCGGCCTCACCAAGTCGGAGCTCCTCCAGCGCGCGGCGGGCCAAGACCAACTCCGCCGTCGCAGCCTTGTAGAGAAGCTCTCGTCGACCGACATCACCGCCCCGGTAACGTTCGCAAGCGTGTCGTACTACATAACTCTCACGATCGGCACCCCACCCCTTCCTACAACTTTGTTCGTCGATACCGGCAGTGACCTCATCTGGACCCAATGCGTATCGTGCACCGAGTGCGTCCCGCAGTCGACTCCGCTTTACGACCCCTCTAAGTCCTCAACCTTCGCGAAACTTTCATGCAACGGCACTCTATGTCGGGCCCTACCAAATTTTTCGTGCTCTCCGGACTGCAAGTACTCATACACTTACGGAGACGGCGGTTCGACACAAGGCTTCCTCGCCACCGAGACCTTCGGCTTCGGGCCTACTAACCCGGTGTCGCTCCCGAGCATCGGTTTCGGGTGCGGCGTTGTGAACATCGGCCCGGTGGATAATGCTTCGGGCATCATCGGGCTCAGCCGCGGTCCCCTATGA